The following coding sequences lie in one Myxococcus xanthus genomic window:
- a CDS encoding dihydrodipicolinate reductase, with the protein MAKAPEGPVPVVVMGLGFIGQEIARAAMSSPEVELIGAVDVQSGLVGRPLGDVLGGPAPRVKVSASLAQAVGRRKGVVVLHATGSRLPKVFDQVMEAVKLGLPVASTCEELAFPHLKYPELADELDQAAQKAGVAVVGTGVNPGFVLDRLVAVAGQVCGPVRRATVTRVVDARTRREALQRTVGAGLTEEEFFELVDSEQLGHVGLVESAALAALGLGLDCDDFEEEVAPVFAEEDISGGAFPVRKGRVAGMFQSVVGLEDGQERVRLELTIAVGADDPKDRIEIDADPKLVLEIPGGVAGDRATANALVNAAPRLTAAEAGLLTVLELPAGR; encoded by the coding sequence ATGGCAAAAGCCCCGGAAGGGCCCGTGCCGGTGGTGGTGATGGGGCTGGGGTTCATCGGTCAGGAAATTGCCCGGGCTGCGATGTCTTCACCTGAGGTGGAGCTCATCGGGGCCGTCGACGTGCAATCCGGCCTGGTGGGTCGCCCCTTGGGTGATGTCCTGGGAGGCCCCGCCCCTCGTGTGAAGGTCTCCGCCTCGCTGGCGCAGGCCGTGGGCAGACGCAAGGGCGTGGTGGTGCTGCATGCCACCGGCTCGCGGCTGCCCAAGGTGTTCGACCAGGTGATGGAGGCGGTGAAGCTCGGACTGCCCGTGGCCAGCACGTGTGAGGAGCTGGCCTTCCCGCATCTGAAGTACCCGGAGCTGGCGGACGAACTGGACCAGGCGGCGCAGAAGGCGGGCGTCGCGGTGGTGGGCACCGGCGTCAATCCGGGCTTCGTGCTGGATCGTCTGGTCGCGGTTGCCGGACAAGTCTGTGGTCCGGTCCGTCGTGCCACCGTCACTCGCGTGGTGGATGCGCGGACCCGGCGCGAGGCCTTGCAGCGGACGGTGGGCGCGGGGCTGACGGAGGAGGAGTTCTTCGAGTTGGTGGACAGTGAGCAACTGGGCCACGTTGGCCTTGTTGAGTCCGCGGCGCTCGCGGCCCTCGGCCTGGGGCTGGATTGCGACGACTTCGAAGAAGAAGTAGCCCCCGTGTTCGCCGAGGAGGACATCTCTGGCGGCGCGTTTCCCGTCAGGAAGGGAAGGGTGGCTGGCATGTTCCAGTCCGTGGTGGGGTTGGAGGATGGACAGGAACGGGTGCGGCTGGAGCTGACCATCGCGGTGGGGGCGGATGACCCCAAGGACCGTATCGAAATCGACGCTGACCCGAAGCTGGTGTTGGAAATCCCGGGGGGAGTGGCGGGCGACCGGGCCACCGCGAATGCGCTGGTGAATGCCGCGCCACGCTTGACGGCCGCCGAAGCCGGGCTCCTCACGGTGCTCGAGCTTCCGGCCGGACGCTAG
- a CDS encoding MaoC family dehydratase N-terminal domain-containing protein: protein MLDKNAIGRASPPTLNEVEKGAIRRFAEAIGDYNPIYYDEEYARASGYPTIIAPPTFPASFHSAADLRELLGVGIKSLLHAEQGFDYERPIFAGDRIYVSTRVSDVFERPGMSGKMDIAVIEDEGRDEEGNLVFRARRTLVVRAAKETP from the coding sequence ATGCTGGACAAGAACGCGATCGGCCGCGCCTCGCCGCCGACGCTGAACGAGGTCGAAAAGGGCGCCATCCGTCGGTTCGCGGAGGCCATCGGGGACTACAACCCCATCTACTACGATGAGGAGTACGCCCGGGCATCGGGGTACCCCACCATCATCGCGCCCCCCACGTTCCCCGCGTCCTTCCACTCGGCGGCGGACCTGCGGGAGCTGTTGGGCGTGGGCATCAAGAGCCTGCTCCACGCGGAGCAGGGCTTCGACTATGAGCGGCCCATCTTCGCGGGGGACCGCATCTACGTCTCCACGCGCGTCTCCGACGTCTTCGAGCGTCCGGGCATGTCCGGGAAGATGGACATCGCGGTCATCGAGGACGAAGGCCGTGACGAGGAAGGCAACCTCGTGTTCCGCGCCCGCCGGACGCTGGTGGTCCGCGCCGCCAAGGAGACCCCGTGA
- a CDS encoding acyl-CoA dehydrogenase: MSAGINTYKTDLREIFFTLFEQFGFGQVAGQAPFDAWGPDEAKAVLSETYRFAREVLGPLNSVGDREGCRVENGAVFTPTGFKDAWKKLYEQGFKTVGVSPEHGGQGSPMMLQVTVEELLSGANSAFNMYPGLAFGAAEVVAECGTPAQQKQFVERMLNGTWGGTMCLTEPHAGSDVGAAKSTARRNGDGTYNIRGTKIFISGGDHDMAENIIHLVLARIDGASPGTKGLSLFIVPKLRINADGSSGQPNDVGVGSIEHKMGINGSATCVINFGESDNCVGELVGTVEHVGMSQMFKMMNGARIAVGIQGIGLASAAYYNALDYAKDRKQGSHFTKWKDPTAPRAAIIEHPDVRRMLLDIKAHVEGIRSLIIKLAMHLDKARQLAGKDDDAATYHKGQVELLTPLVKAYSSEQAFRLCAQAIQIYGGAGYIQDYPVEQYTRDSKIFSIYEGTTHIQAMDLVGRKMGQAGGMHFQQFMGDVGSFIEAHREHAVYGEAVKSLAAAQEALMASAMVVFGWSQDGSKFPLIPLSANRFLNMMSEVAVGWLLLDAALIAEKAKASVSADHPDHAFYEGKKYSALWYARNVLPNVEQAAKMLTIEDTSPMDISDAAFASV, encoded by the coding sequence ATGTCCGCCGGGATCAACACCTACAAGACCGACCTTCGAGAGATCTTCTTCACGCTGTTCGAGCAGTTCGGCTTCGGCCAGGTGGCCGGCCAGGCGCCGTTCGATGCCTGGGGTCCGGACGAAGCGAAGGCGGTGCTGTCGGAGACGTACCGCTTTGCGCGCGAGGTGCTCGGACCCCTCAACTCGGTGGGCGACCGGGAGGGCTGCCGGGTGGAGAACGGCGCCGTCTTCACGCCGACGGGCTTCAAGGACGCGTGGAAGAAGCTCTACGAGCAGGGCTTCAAGACGGTGGGCGTGAGCCCGGAGCACGGCGGCCAGGGCTCGCCGATGATGCTCCAGGTGACGGTGGAGGAGCTGCTGTCGGGCGCCAACTCGGCGTTCAACATGTACCCCGGCCTGGCCTTCGGCGCGGCGGAAGTTGTCGCGGAGTGCGGCACGCCCGCGCAGCAGAAACAGTTCGTGGAGCGCATGCTCAACGGCACGTGGGGTGGCACCATGTGCCTCACCGAGCCGCACGCCGGCTCCGACGTGGGCGCGGCCAAGTCGACGGCCCGCCGCAACGGCGACGGCACCTACAACATCCGCGGGACGAAGATCTTCATCTCCGGCGGCGACCACGACATGGCGGAGAACATCATCCACCTCGTGCTCGCGCGCATCGACGGCGCGTCGCCGGGCACCAAGGGCCTGTCGCTATTCATCGTCCCCAAGCTGCGCATCAACGCGGACGGCAGCTCGGGCCAGCCCAACGACGTGGGCGTGGGCTCCATCGAGCACAAGATGGGCATCAACGGCTCGGCCACCTGTGTCATCAACTTCGGTGAGAGCGACAACTGTGTCGGCGAGCTCGTGGGCACCGTCGAGCACGTCGGCATGAGCCAGATGTTCAAGATGATGAACGGCGCGCGTATCGCCGTGGGCATCCAGGGCATCGGCCTGGCGTCCGCCGCGTACTACAACGCGCTGGACTACGCGAAGGACCGCAAGCAGGGCTCCCACTTCACCAAGTGGAAGGACCCCACCGCGCCCCGCGCCGCCATCATCGAGCACCCGGATGTCCGCCGCATGCTGCTGGACATCAAGGCGCACGTGGAGGGCATCCGCTCGCTGATCATCAAGCTGGCCATGCACCTGGACAAGGCGCGCCAGCTGGCCGGCAAGGACGACGACGCGGCCACGTACCACAAGGGCCAGGTGGAGCTGCTCACCCCGCTGGTGAAGGCCTACAGCTCCGAGCAGGCGTTCCGCCTGTGCGCGCAGGCCATCCAGATCTACGGCGGCGCCGGCTACATCCAGGACTACCCGGTGGAGCAGTACACCCGCGACTCGAAGATCTTCTCCATCTACGAGGGCACCACCCACATCCAGGCCATGGACCTGGTGGGCCGGAAGATGGGCCAGGCGGGTGGCATGCACTTCCAGCAGTTCATGGGCGACGTGGGCTCCTTCATCGAGGCCCACCGCGAGCACGCCGTCTACGGCGAGGCCGTGAAGTCCCTGGCCGCGGCGCAGGAGGCCCTGATGGCCAGCGCCATGGTGGTGTTCGGCTGGTCGCAGGACGGCAGCAAGTTCCCGCTGATTCCGCTGTCCGCCAACCGCTTCCTCAACATGATGTCCGAGGTCGCCGTGGGCTGGCTGCTGCTGGACGCGGCCCTCATCGCGGAGAAGGCGAAGGCCTCCGTCTCCGCCGACCACCCGGACCACGCCTTCTACGAGGGCAAGAAGTACAGCGCCCTCTGGTACGCGCGGAACGTGCTGCCCAACGTGGAGCAGGCGGCGAAGATGCTCACCATCGAGGACACCTCGCCCATGGACATCTCGGACGCCGCCTTCGCGTCCGTCTGA
- a CDS encoding MaoC family dehydratase has protein sequence MPARKLYFEAIRVGDELPALAKAPVDRVQLSRYAGASGDFNPVHVDELYAKSVGMPSVYAPGMLVMGMLGQLISDWARGGQMRRYNVRFIKMVWPGDTVVCKGRVSDRHGSGGRYFVEIDLWAENQKGELVMKGSSQIQLFYSLEDENRQRSGQSPIVVEVPRESLSNANAAAPATSAAAPSEEGDEADERREGVTSKKTVPREKPAAKTATLPSAKKAKK, from the coding sequence ATGCCCGCGCGCAAGTTGTACTTCGAAGCCATCCGCGTCGGGGACGAACTGCCCGCGCTGGCCAAGGCGCCCGTCGACCGCGTCCAGCTGTCGCGCTACGCCGGTGCGTCCGGAGACTTCAACCCGGTCCACGTGGACGAGCTCTACGCCAAGAGCGTGGGCATGCCGAGCGTCTACGCGCCCGGAATGCTCGTCATGGGCATGCTCGGCCAGCTCATCAGCGACTGGGCCCGGGGCGGGCAGATGCGGCGCTACAACGTGCGCTTCATCAAGATGGTGTGGCCGGGTGACACCGTCGTCTGCAAGGGCCGCGTGAGCGACCGGCACGGCTCCGGGGGCCGCTACTTCGTTGAAATCGACCTCTGGGCGGAGAACCAGAAGGGCGAACTGGTGATGAAGGGCTCCTCGCAGATCCAGCTCTTCTACTCGCTGGAGGACGAGAACCGGCAGCGCTCCGGCCAGTCCCCCATCGTGGTGGAGGTGCCTCGGGAGAGCCTGAGCAACGCCAACGCCGCCGCACCCGCCACCAGCGCCGCAGCTCCCAGCGAGGAGGGCGACGAGGCGGACGAGCGCCGCGAGGGCGTCACCTCCAAGAAGACGGTTCCTCGGGAAAAGCCGGCGGCCAAGACAGCCACGCTTCCCTCCGCCAAGAAGGCGAAGAAGTAG
- a CDS encoding AAA family ATPase produces MSDASPLSRLTAALDAAVFGQQRVLEDLVTAFLARGHVLLEGVPGVAKTLTARSMAGALGLLFTRIQFTPDLMPADILGTNVFQPQDHAFRLVKGPIFTEVVVADEINRTPPKTQAALLEAMEERQVTIDGVSHALPPHFFVVATQNPLELEGTYPLPEAQLDRFLMRVRVGYPEASAETTMLRAFHQREGKPATTRQVLDAPTLLELQSRAARVSCDDSIIQYVVAIVRETRTNPRVRLGASPRSAQALLAASKARAALMGTDFVTPDDVKAVTFSVLNHRLLLKAEAEVEGITADDVLKQTLERVRVPR; encoded by the coding sequence ATGTCCGACGCCTCTCCCCTCTCCCGTCTCACCGCCGCGCTCGACGCGGCCGTCTTCGGACAGCAGCGCGTGCTGGAGGACCTGGTGACGGCCTTCCTCGCGCGCGGCCACGTGCTGCTGGAGGGCGTGCCCGGCGTGGCCAAGACGCTCACCGCGCGCAGCATGGCCGGCGCGCTGGGGCTGCTCTTCACGCGCATCCAGTTCACCCCGGACCTGATGCCGGCGGACATCCTGGGCACCAACGTCTTCCAGCCCCAGGACCACGCCTTCCGCCTCGTGAAGGGACCCATCTTCACGGAGGTGGTGGTCGCGGACGAAATCAACCGCACCCCGCCCAAGACGCAGGCCGCGCTCCTGGAGGCCATGGAGGAGCGGCAGGTCACCATCGACGGCGTGTCCCACGCGCTGCCGCCCCACTTCTTCGTGGTGGCCACACAGAACCCCCTGGAGCTGGAGGGCACCTACCCGCTGCCGGAGGCCCAGTTGGACCGCTTCCTCATGCGCGTGCGCGTGGGCTACCCGGAGGCCTCGGCGGAGACGACTATGCTCCGCGCCTTCCACCAGCGCGAAGGCAAGCCGGCCACCACCCGCCAGGTGCTGGATGCGCCCACGCTGCTGGAGCTCCAGTCGCGCGCCGCCCGAGTGTCGTGTGACGACTCCATCATCCAGTACGTGGTGGCCATCGTCCGGGAGACGCGCACCAACCCGCGCGTGCGCCTGGGTGCCAGCCCCCGCTCGGCCCAGGCGCTGCTCGCGGCATCCAAGGCCCGCGCCGCGCTGATGGGCACGGACTTCGTCACCCCGGATGACGTCAAGGCCGTCACCTTCAGCGTCCTCAACCACCGCCTGCTCCTCAAGGCCGAGGCCGAGGTGGAAGGCATCACCGCGGACGACGTGCTGAAGCAGACGCTCGAGCGGGTCCGAGTGCCCCGGTGA
- a CDS encoding HD domain-containing phosphohydrolase — protein MDRILVVDDDVLILAALSRILQAEGYDVVTHSDPAVAAREVGFQVVLTDFMMPYLNGIELLGALREKNPKAVRLMLTAAADFRTASEAVNRGEVFRLLGKPWSLSDLTSSVRQAFAHYRLVDANERLSREVAEKNAELVAINRDLERRVVERTAGLLDGLISALDYRDTETQWHSRRVSLYSRRLAQEVGMTGGALDVVEQGALLHDIGKIGVRDSILLKPGPLTPDEWVEMRKHPEFGYRMLAKMPYLHEAALIVLQHQERWDGKGYPQNLAGEDIVLGARIFCLADTVDAITSDRPYRKGRPMSVARDEIRRCAGTQFDPALAEAFLNIPETEWQRIRQEVEALEAAENERWNSDPLGPPAPLARASGA, from the coding sequence ATGGATCGCATCCTCGTCGTGGACGACGACGTCCTCATCCTGGCCGCCCTGTCACGCATCCTCCAGGCAGAGGGGTACGACGTCGTCACCCACAGCGACCCGGCGGTGGCGGCCCGGGAGGTTGGCTTCCAGGTCGTCCTGACGGACTTCATGATGCCGTACCTCAACGGCATCGAACTGCTTGGCGCCCTTCGGGAGAAGAACCCCAAGGCGGTGCGGCTGATGCTGACGGCGGCGGCGGACTTCCGCACCGCCTCCGAAGCGGTCAACCGCGGCGAGGTCTTCCGGCTGCTGGGCAAGCCCTGGTCACTCAGCGACCTGACGAGCAGCGTCCGGCAGGCCTTCGCTCACTACCGCCTGGTGGACGCCAACGAGCGGCTGTCGCGCGAGGTCGCGGAGAAGAACGCCGAGCTGGTGGCCATCAACCGCGACCTGGAGCGGCGGGTGGTGGAGCGCACCGCGGGGCTGCTCGACGGGCTCATCAGCGCCCTGGACTACCGCGACACGGAGACGCAGTGGCACTCGCGCCGCGTGTCGCTCTACTCCCGCCGGCTGGCCCAGGAGGTGGGGATGACGGGAGGCGCGCTGGACGTGGTGGAGCAAGGCGCGCTGCTGCACGACATCGGGAAGATTGGCGTGCGCGACTCCATCCTGCTCAAGCCCGGTCCGCTCACGCCGGATGAATGGGTGGAGATGCGCAAGCACCCGGAGTTCGGTTACCGGATGCTGGCGAAGATGCCCTACCTGCACGAAGCGGCGCTCATCGTGCTCCAGCACCAGGAGCGGTGGGACGGCAAGGGCTACCCGCAGAACCTGGCGGGAGAGGACATCGTCCTGGGCGCGCGCATCTTCTGCCTCGCGGACACGGTGGATGCGATTACGTCCGACCGCCCCTACCGCAAGGGCCGGCCCATGAGCGTCGCGCGGGATGAAATCCGCCGCTGCGCGGGCACCCAGTTCGACCCGGCGCTGGCGGAGGCCTTCCTCAACATTCCGGAGACGGAGTGGCAGCGCATCCGCCAGGAAGTCGAGGCCTTGGAAGCGGCGGAGAACGAGCGCTGGAACAGCGACCCGCTCGGGCCTCCCGCGCCCCTGGCCCGTGCCAGCGGCGCCTGA
- a CDS encoding DUF58 domain-containing protein produces the protein MSAGRPVPTGLAVALLAAGLLPAALAVASPAFGWLALATDVAVLALCVVDFLRAPRAESVRVWRRVEPVLSSGTRNAVHVALERQDTGTAPLHVEVRDEPPEDMASSGHRQSLTLPAARATPQEFTYFVTPPSRGDARFGDVHLRLRGPLGLCARQVRVPATMDVKVYPDLTALTREALALAHASDAPSARTQRRRASEGREFESLREYRPGDDYRHIDWKASARHAHTLVRTWQPEQHQPVLLLLDCGRHMAGRIQERRKLDHAVDAALRLARVGLEAGDVVGVLAFASGVRAYLPPRKGREHLRLITESLYRTEAALEESDYGRAFDFAFARQTRRALVVLFTDLVDPDASASLLTRTLALRPRHLPVVASLLDEDVQAAAHGVPAQTQDAYARQAAARLETEYRRTATTLRDAGALVIRAPARGFGAATLNAYLDVKARGLL, from the coding sequence GTGAGCGCCGGGCGCCCCGTCCCCACCGGCCTCGCCGTGGCCCTGCTGGCGGCGGGACTCCTCCCGGCGGCGCTCGCGGTGGCCAGCCCCGCGTTCGGCTGGCTCGCGCTGGCGACGGACGTGGCCGTGCTGGCCCTCTGCGTCGTGGACTTCCTCCGGGCCCCGCGCGCGGAGAGCGTCCGCGTCTGGCGGCGCGTGGAGCCCGTCCTCTCCTCCGGCACGCGCAACGCCGTGCACGTGGCGCTGGAGCGCCAGGACACCGGCACCGCGCCGCTGCACGTGGAGGTCCGCGACGAGCCGCCCGAGGACATGGCCAGCAGCGGGCACAGGCAATCCCTCACCCTGCCCGCGGCACGGGCCACGCCCCAGGAGTTCACCTACTTCGTCACGCCGCCTTCGCGGGGTGACGCCCGCTTCGGGGACGTGCACTTGAGGCTGCGAGGCCCCCTGGGCCTGTGCGCGCGACAGGTCCGCGTCCCCGCGACGATGGACGTCAAGGTGTACCCGGACCTCACCGCGCTCACCCGCGAGGCACTGGCGCTGGCCCACGCCTCGGACGCCCCTTCCGCGCGCACGCAGCGGCGGCGCGCCTCCGAGGGCCGGGAGTTCGAGTCGCTGCGCGAGTACCGCCCCGGCGACGACTACCGCCACATCGACTGGAAGGCATCCGCGCGCCACGCCCACACCCTGGTGCGCACGTGGCAGCCGGAGCAGCACCAGCCGGTGCTCCTGCTGCTCGACTGCGGCCGGCACATGGCGGGCCGCATCCAGGAGCGGCGCAAGCTGGACCATGCGGTGGACGCGGCGCTGCGGCTGGCGCGCGTGGGCCTGGAGGCCGGTGACGTGGTCGGCGTGCTGGCGTTCGCCAGCGGCGTGCGGGCCTACCTGCCGCCACGCAAGGGCCGCGAGCACCTGCGGCTCATCACCGAATCGCTCTACCGCACCGAGGCCGCGCTCGAGGAGAGCGACTACGGCCGCGCCTTCGACTTCGCCTTCGCACGCCAGACGCGGCGCGCCCTGGTGGTGCTGTTCACGGACCTGGTGGACCCGGACGCCTCCGCCAGCCTCCTCACGCGCACGCTGGCGCTGCGCCCCCGGCACCTGCCCGTCGTCGCCTCACTGTTGGACGAGGACGTCCAGGCGGCGGCCCACGGCGTGCCCGCGCAGACGCAGGATGCCTACGCGCGCCAGGCCGCGGCACGGCTGGAGACGGAGTACCGGCGGACGGCCACCACCCTGCGGGACGCGGGCGCGCTGGTGATCCGAGCCCCCGCGCGCGGCTTCGGCGCGGCCACGCTCAACGCCTATCTGGACGTGAAGGCGCGCGGACTGCTCTAG
- a CDS encoding peptidylprolyl isomerase, with translation MRRSHFARALSTCVVALSLLSGCVRSVPPVKPPPVDAQTIERIQAWEDARSLGNGALVSLAASAPDARVRARALRALARIQDPATLETVIAGLKDEDSAVRGEAAFAAGVLALSWEPLVDAELAALEKALLDAGRTERDADVRRTVVEAVGRLGTPGAVAWLSERMREADGVEAAQVTQALGVLARTRGAAVVAQVPLAPAEALLAAERPVEARQAGAYFLATVKRPEALPALRRCLGDSDADVRASCAKGFGDVGGPEDAVVLGQLLEDTVPRVAAEAARSLAKLAAACSGPCTAVDALEALVARAKRVARGMAPPAAAGASAPEGAKAPVETLARSSEGHALLALAQQGLPAFGRPVLESLRLALADAERGAASDVARADLAWLDCRLAAAMDRQEGALKEVMGCGYGRVPEARRLALGLREVAQSKGQGGAGFAVKYLRHPEARVRLTALEAVSARPVPEAAAPVRELIEGEDEVVAGAAAATAGVFKDAAALPAVEALAARVPQTPGDLAEPVAGALVALQGPAAEPRLREWLMHPHANVRRVAAQALTQLTGQRVRSARVELPANTFRPVAAPARAGLVLRTDKGDITVRLDVDEAPLTSGNLHALARKGYFNGVTFHRVVPDFVAQGGDPRGDGEGGPGYSIRCEMTRRPYGRGTLGMALAGKDTGGSQFFFTHAPQPHLDGRYTAFGEVVSGMDVVDALLEGDVIREVRAVELAP, from the coding sequence ATGCGCCGCTCGCACTTCGCCCGTGCCCTGTCGACCTGTGTCGTCGCTCTCTCGCTGCTGTCCGGATGCGTCCGTTCCGTGCCACCGGTGAAGCCGCCACCCGTGGACGCGCAGACGATCGAGCGCATCCAGGCGTGGGAGGACGCGCGCTCGCTGGGAAATGGGGCCCTGGTTTCGCTCGCCGCCAGTGCACCAGACGCACGGGTGCGTGCTCGGGCCCTGCGGGCGCTGGCGCGAATCCAGGACCCGGCCACCCTGGAGACCGTCATCGCGGGGCTGAAGGATGAGGACTCGGCGGTACGTGGCGAGGCCGCCTTCGCCGCGGGCGTGCTCGCCCTCTCCTGGGAGCCCCTGGTGGATGCCGAGCTCGCGGCGTTGGAGAAGGCGCTGTTGGACGCCGGGCGGACGGAACGCGACGCGGACGTGCGGCGGACGGTGGTGGAGGCCGTAGGCCGGCTGGGGACGCCCGGGGCCGTGGCGTGGTTGTCCGAGCGGATGCGCGAAGCGGATGGGGTGGAGGCGGCCCAGGTCACGCAGGCGTTGGGCGTCCTCGCGCGCACCCGCGGCGCGGCGGTGGTTGCCCAGGTGCCCCTGGCGCCAGCGGAGGCGCTGCTCGCGGCCGAGCGGCCGGTGGAGGCGCGTCAGGCGGGGGCCTATTTCCTCGCCACCGTGAAGCGGCCCGAGGCCCTGCCCGCGCTGCGCCGCTGCCTGGGCGACTCGGACGCGGACGTGCGGGCCTCGTGCGCGAAGGGCTTCGGAGACGTGGGTGGTCCCGAGGATGCCGTGGTCCTCGGGCAGCTCTTGGAGGACACGGTTCCGCGTGTGGCGGCGGAGGCGGCGCGCTCGCTCGCGAAGCTGGCGGCGGCTTGCAGTGGACCGTGTACCGCGGTGGATGCGCTGGAGGCCTTGGTGGCGCGAGCCAAGCGCGTGGCTCGGGGCATGGCGCCTCCAGCGGCGGCTGGGGCTTCGGCGCCGGAGGGCGCGAAGGCGCCGGTGGAGACGTTGGCGCGGTCGTCGGAGGGACACGCGCTGTTGGCGCTGGCGCAGCAGGGCCTGCCCGCCTTTGGCCGTCCCGTCCTGGAGTCGCTGCGGCTCGCGCTGGCGGACGCGGAGCGGGGTGCGGCCTCGGACGTAGCGCGTGCGGACCTGGCCTGGCTGGACTGCCGGCTGGCGGCGGCGATGGACCGGCAGGAGGGAGCGCTGAAGGAAGTCATGGGCTGCGGCTATGGGCGCGTGCCCGAGGCGCGCCGGTTGGCGCTGGGGCTGCGGGAGGTGGCTCAGTCGAAGGGGCAGGGAGGAGCGGGCTTCGCGGTGAAGTACCTGCGTCACCCCGAGGCGCGTGTGCGCCTGACGGCGCTGGAAGCCGTGTCCGCGCGGCCCGTGCCCGAGGCGGCGGCGCCGGTGCGTGAGCTCATCGAAGGCGAAGATGAAGTGGTGGCGGGCGCGGCGGCGGCGACCGCGGGTGTGTTCAAGGACGCGGCCGCGTTGCCTGCCGTGGAGGCGCTGGCGGCGCGTGTGCCGCAGACGCCGGGAGACCTGGCCGAGCCGGTGGCGGGCGCGCTGGTGGCGCTGCAGGGCCCGGCCGCCGAGCCCCGACTGCGTGAATGGCTGATGCACCCGCACGCCAACGTGCGGCGCGTGGCGGCGCAGGCCCTCACGCAGTTGACGGGGCAGCGCGTGCGCTCGGCGCGCGTGGAGCTGCCCGCGAACACCTTCCGGCCCGTGGCCGCCCCGGCGCGCGCGGGGCTCGTGCTGCGCACCGACAAGGGGGACATCACCGTGCGGCTGGACGTGGACGAGGCGCCCCTCACGTCGGGCAACCTCCACGCGCTGGCGCGCAAGGGCTACTTCAACGGCGTCACCTTCCACCGCGTGGTGCCGGACTTCGTCGCGCAGGGCGGAGACCCGCGCGGGGACGGTGAGGGCGGGCCGGGGTACTCCATCCGCTGCGAGATGACGCGTCGGCCCTACGGACGAGGCACCCTGGGCATGGCCCTGGCCGGGAAGGACACCGGCGGCAGCCAGTTCTTCTTCACCCACGCCCCGCAGCCGCACCTGGACGGCCGCTACACGGCCTTCGGCGAGGTGGTGTCCGGCATGGACGTGGTGGACGCCCTCCTGGAAGGGGACGTCATCCGCGAAGTTCGCGCGGTGGAGCTGGCGCCCTGA